The Gopherus evgoodei ecotype Sinaloan lineage chromosome 11, rGopEvg1_v1.p, whole genome shotgun sequence nucleotide sequence AGAATTGTTCTCCTTCAGCCCTTCCTTCCCAGTGATCACTCATTGTAACTTTATACTGGGAACATTGTCTCAATGTACCACTGTCTCCAGCCTCTTTCAGCTCTTCCATTATCACACTAGGTGTATGTGCCCTAACTGCCTCAGCACCTAGTTCTGCTAGGAGTTAAAAAGTAGGAAGACTTAAAAATAAGCGAAAAGGCCTAGAATGTTACCTCGCCGGCCTTTTAAACGCAATACCGATGAAGAGAaataaactgctgagaaataaaaATGCTCATGGAAGTGTAGAGTGGCCACTGCGTAATTAGTGCGTACCCTCTATTGTTCTTTCCCCGTTAGTTTTGCCCACTgggtctgattcaaagctcattgaagtcagaaATCTCACTATTTAATTCAATGGGCTTTCGATTAGGCCTCTGTTCTCCAGTCCCTTTATTACTTACTAACTGATACCAGccccacttttaaaaaacaaaacaaatctttaCAATCAAACTTGGACCCCTGTGGAAGGTCTAACTACTTGCATCCAAGTCTGTGTATATATCTAGTGTGTAGCAGGAGGATGCTGTGCACTTTAATTATAGGTAGGGTATAATACACATGCTGCTTAAAAGCTAGGCAGGCACTGGCAAACAGTCCTTTAAAAGGCATTTGTATGTTTCCATTCACAGAGCACACTGATCTTACTAAAACTACTTAGGATTAGCAGACTCACTCCTAGTAGCCCCTAAACCAGTTTGGTGTCTCTACATTAGAATTCATATTCGATCTTTAAAAATCACACACAGCAGGTTCTCGGTTGCTTCTCTGATGTTTCACTCATGTTCAAAGAACTCGTGACAAGCAGAAGTGACCATGGCAATGAAGGCAACAAATTCCTGGAAGTCGCATTCAGCGTCACCATCGGCATCCAGCGTCTCCATCACCTTATCCACAGTCTCCTGATCTTTAATTTCCtaatcaaaacaagaaagagcaGTTAAAGCTGGTGAACAATGGACAGGGCTGTGAATAAGATTTAGAAGTTCTGGTTCGTAATCTCGTTGTCTTCAAATGGAGCTAATAGACAGTACAGTAGATGTCACCTACTAGACTTCCAATGGAGCTGACCATACTCTCATCATTCAATGTTTATTCAAAACACATGCATAGAAGCTTCCCTTTCTTAATGTATCTGTTTCCCATGCTGCCTTCCAAGCACTGGCATGGGATTGCAATTCCTTATGCAGCTTCCTTGTAACAGAGACCCACATAAAGTAGGAACTGTCGGCCACTTGTTTACTGCATTGACTAGTATGTAAAACCACTCTGGAATAATGGTTTGTGTTTCCATGGACGGATTAAGGTGATGGATATTTAAATCTAATGTGACTGGAAACGCTGTAACAGCAGAAAAGAAGCTTGTTCTTAAATGATCAACGCATGGGCCACAATTTGGCTCTTATTCAATATAATAGGAGTGATACCTtagggagaaaggagaggaagcAGAGGCAGAAAGGATGAACAGGACTGCAAACACATCATGGCCCTGACATAACCGATCCCTGAACTGAACCCAGTGTGGATCTGCAAAGAAGAATCATGTCCTCCCGGGATCTTTAATACAAGGACACACAGTACGACATAGGCTACCCCTGGACTCAGAGAATTTGAGTTATTTTCTGGACTGCTGATGTCATGTCAGCTCACAAACGGTTTTCTTAAATAAAGCAATTAAAACATGCGATATTAAAACTTCTTAAAATATCTTCCAAATAGGAAATGAATCTGGGGAATCACAGTTCAACTTTCCCTGCTAGAGGTTAGAAAATTCCCCACTGCCTTCAGTTTCTGTGACTTTGTTCCCAAAtccttctcccacttcccaggcttgcggcaccaatcagctgtttggcgaggcaaccctgggaggggaggagaattagagtgcaCGCCCTcccgttacttgctgcaggcagctctccccgtgcccccctgtgccccagctcacctccactccaccacctccccgactgtgctttttggcacccccaaccacttggcgccctaggcagctgcctagttcgcctagtggttgccCTGGTCCTGTCCACATCCCACTTGCAAGAATGGGACTGGCACCTTGGCCCAGATTCAATGGACGTGGGCAGTGCAATGCCTGGGTTAGGCACTGAGGCGCTCTGAACAATGCCTGAGGAGAGAGACACAAGTCAGCAtgctggtggggagctgccaaAACTAGTCAATAGCAGACACCAAGGAAAGAGGTGCCTAAGCCCAGCCCTCTCTAGGATTTTGGCCCCTAAATCTAGGCGGGAGGCAGGGTCCTACCTCAGCTTGGGATCCACAACCAGAACCCTTCCCTGGAGTCAGCATAGAACGGTTTTAATACACACCTAACTCCACATGAAGCAGAAGGGTGGGGAAAGTCATGGCAGACACCTCCTTtaattttagcccagtggttagagcactcagctggaatgtgggagacctcAGTTCAATTCCACCCCCCAgctgatgaggagaagggatttgatcaGCAGTTTCCCACCTCCActtcctaaccactggacaagaAGATAGTCTGACCTGgggctctctcaatctctcctgtggaagctgttccactgcgTATCAATAACTAAATACACTATGCACTGGGCCGGAGAGAGAGAGTGCGTGACTATAATCCAGGGGTTATGGCACTTGCCTGAGACATGGGAAACCCCTGTTCAAGtgccttctcttcttcagacagAGGGTGGAACTGAGCCAGGTCTCCCACTGCCCAGCTGAGTGTCCTAACTACAGGGCTGAAGGTTAGAAGAGagtccctgcctcttcctcctgctgtgtgtgtggagtTATGCCTGGTCTGAGCACCCCTACAGGCAgggccattttggtgccctatgcagcgtGTCCAcccgtgggggggaggggcaggcctctgcagggagggggggtAGGAGCAGGCTTAGGGGGTAGGGAAAactgcccctcaccccagcacagGCCGGCGGACCAAAGCAGGTTGGGGCCAGGTCGCATCACTTCCTGCTgcccggtgagtgcagggcaggcacAACCCACACTCACAGGGCcgcgggaagtggagtgatctGGCCCTAGCCCGCTCCGCTCTGCTCTtctcttctggctcccagccttggggcttggggggcaggggagaaccaccccccagcacttacTGGTGGTGTGGAgcgagctggggctgggtcactccacttaccgctgcccggtgagtgcaggcccgacccctactgcagtcctcaggggaaggGATGTAATGGgggcaggcctggggcagagcaggggcaggaagaggtggggctggggcggagccagggggccatggggaagaggcagagcaggggctggaacagcatgcagctgcctagggcaccagaaaatgtggtgccccaaatttcctggtgccccaCACAGCTGTGCACTTTGCATATGGATAAGGACAGCCCTGCCTATGGGTGAGCAACGCCTTCCCTCCTTGGGTTTGAGGATGGTGCTGGGTCTTAGGCATGAGACAGGCATCCAGATGCCTGCCTGAAGCAGCAGTACAAATGCACAGAGGCAAAAACGTAGGCACCTAAGGGCCTTTTAGCGCACAAATTTAGGCATCTATAGGATTGGGCATCAGCTGAGCAGGGATTTTGTGGTTACAGGAACAATTTAGGTAGCTAAGtccctttggggatctgggccctTGTGCTTTCCCCCACAGGTGACCAGACCTTGATATATACAGTCTGACCCCTCACATACTAGCACCCAGGAAATACTCAGGACAGGCAAATAGATCATTCCATGGAGAGAGAGCTGCCTGCCATCCAGAGGGGATATGCTTTGCCGTCTGAATGCGCTAACTCCCTTTGATTGCCCAACTTCTGAATAGCTGTTAAATCAGGACAATCTCCCAAGAAACACAGCATAAGACAAAGGCTGAAGTACTGGAACCAGGCCATTGCACTGAGCCCTTTGACAGTCACAGCTTGAGTATATACACTGTTCCCATTGCCACGGGAAGCAGCCTGCTAGTTCAAACTATTTCAGCAAACAAGACGTGAGCTGAGAACTGTAGAAGGCTACAGTAAACATCTTCAGGCATCTCGACATTTGGTCACAATAGAGTAAAGGGCAATTCATTGTTCAAAAGGCAATACTCACGCCTAAAAAATGGGGGAGTTCATTGTTAATGAGCTCCTTTAATTCAGATTTCTTCAGCTTGTGTTTGTCTCCCTCCTTTCCCGAGTACTGGTGGAAAGCTTCAATGATGGCAATCATGGCCTTTTCCAGAGCAGACATTGTTACAGTGGCACTCACCTAAAATCAAAGTGACTGGGAGGAAACACAGGGTTAAGCtcagcatgggggggaggggttaaatGCCTTTTTGCCTGCTCTGTGCAGCAATAAAAACATTGGACCAACAATGTTATACCACtagggcctgctccaaagcccatggaagtcaatggaaagatgccaataaatttcagtgggctttggatcaggccccagatgaACACTCAAGGAAATCATGGGGAAATAATGCCAGCGAGGAGCCGACCATCTGTGAAAACTTTTCTTTCCATTGATATAGCTTAAGGTTAGGAAACACATGTGGGACATTGCCTAAATGATTGTTCTTACTTTAAAACCTTGGGGAACAAGCAGAATATTTGTATATTGCCAAAATAGAGTCAGCACAGACCTATCCTTAAAAGAAGGTACCCTGCAGTACTAGATGGTCCCTATATGCATAAGCTTATTGCCAGCATCACTAACAAAAAGTAACATTCTGAAGGGAGGATTACTGGGTAACATAGCCATAGGGGATTTGTCAATTTCAACATTACGTTCAAGGAGAGCGCACTGTGGGGCGTTGCGGAGGGAATAGCTGCTATTTGTCTGGAAAATTCACAGACTTCCCTGATATTTGAACACAAGTTTTACACCTTGATCTCCACTTTGGCAgagtacaataaataaataaaagccagcAGGCTGTTAAAAGACTTAACTAGTCAAAATACACAACCCTCACCAATACATCAGTGATTAACTGAATTTTTTAAGTGTAATGGTACTGACTGCCTTGCTTTTCAGTGGATGGGCCACTAAGCCCCAGAGAAGCATCTCACCCCGAGATGTCTCAGCACTGacagaaaaaaggggaaaaaagcagcaagTGAAGGTCTGGAAAACAAGGTTTCTTGACAACTGAAGTGCCACAAAACGATTTTCAAATAGATATTTTGGCCAGGTTTCAGTTACATCCAACCtagctctttaaaataaaaaattgtgtcTGTTCAATCCAGAGATTGCTAACAGTGTAAAAGAACTAATCTTTGGAACCATCTATGACCATGTAATATAATCCTTTGACAACTACCGCCATTGCTTACATAGGAAAGTATTTTACAGATTTTTAgctatttttaatgcaatttaacagTTGGGAACAAGGACAGCCAGCCCTGTGGGAATAGCCAGCTTTCTGCAGACCACCAGGGCTGCTCCATGGACCATTCTTGGTCTACAGCCCACAGATTGGGAACCACAGACTTGCATCATTGCCTGAGCAACACATCACCTCAATCATGGTATTTTTTAAGGTTCTGTTTTTTTCACCCTTTGGAGACTGTAAACACATATGGAAAATACTGCCCTCAGTATGAAAACAGTGTCTGTGTCTCCAAGATGGTATCTTCTCCCCAAATTTGCTGCAGAATCACAAGCTCCAGTTTCCTGTGCTGAGATTTATCTATTTAGGTTCTTACTGTAGTATAACCTTGTCTTAGTAAAAAGCCTCTTTTCTtacttcagaaggaaaaaaccCTTACAATTTTTGTCACATCACAAGAACATGTCTCAGCCAATTAAATAGCAGGGtggaaatatatatttacacacgTGTTGTGTAATTTTCTTGGTTTGTAGCATTTGTTACTTCTTATGTTGAGTCTTCTGACCAGCTGATTTGCTCCATTTTCCTGgattttgtacatttttgtttACAGTGCTTTACAAATTTCTCTGCAATCATCTTTATTctcctgctttttctttcttttacttcTCAGATTTGGTTGGATCACTGAAAGGCTCTATCCCCACTAAACCAACAGTCCATTATGAGATCCAGTTTTCATAAGCCCTAAGTGCAAGCAAATATGCTCATTTCCCTTCATTCTGCACTGCTTCTGATAAACTATTTAATATGCTAGCTATAGAATTTAAGTGATTTATATCCTTGTCTCCTAACGTTGATAAATATTTGATTGTAAGGTTTCTTATAGATTTCATATAGATAATGAAACCCCTTTGGAAGATTACAATGTAATGGGaaaagatgtaaaaaaaaaaaacagcccaaAAAGCTTCACAGTACTCTGATGTTAAGAAAGGTTTTAGTTAATAAAATTAAATCAGACTTTGCTTTTGTTAGGGAAAAAAACTTGGTGCTTGCAGATCCTTGCTGGTGCAAGTCAGCATTGCTCTACTGACTTTACAGGAACTACTacatcagaggctagggacttgCCTCATGATGTAACTCTCTATTATAGACAAATCTTCCTCAACCACAGGAGCAAGAGAACAGGAAAACTGACttaaattagatacaattagTGATCTTTGGAAAAGTTACAGCCATAACTAGCACTGCTCTTCATTTATTCCAATCAATATTCCCTGGGAAAGTTGTAATGGAAATTGCTTGAGACACACAATTATGTTGTATCACTGTCTAATCTGACGATGCTTGCAGccataacaaaattcatgaaAAGTGTGCCTCAACTCTGTTTTggttgctgcttttttttcttttcttcttttcttttttaaagtgtttagttTGATAAAAGCCCAAAGGTTTGGAGGTTCCAAAGtgagtggagggggggggggaaatcacttCTACTTCAATAATTAGGTTGGTATGTGACCCACCTGCATAAATATTCAGAATTAGCATTTGCTAACAAAGTCTTTTCTTTCTAAACATCATAGTATTATTTCTGCTACTCACCTTCCTTCTGTGCCCACTTTTTGCTGGAATCAGAGCAATGTATTCTAAGACAGCAAGGGGGAAGCGTCTGATTTCATCTGTTGGGGAGTGGAGAAGTCCATAGACTAAGATGCAGTGCTtctgcagaacagcagcagcCAATGAGGACctgaggagggggtgggagtAGGAAGCAGGCAGCTGATTCTTGGACCTGATTTCCTGGAATGGGTGGAAATATACACAAGGGTGCATTGAGCAAGCTGTTATCCCACATCAGTTTGCTCTGTGAGCTTCCAACTGATACATTGGTACCAGCGAAagaaagatctcttgtaaggaaAAGTAGACAATCAGCTTTTTAATTCCTAACAAGAAGTTTGTCCTGGGTTTCTTGTTATTAACAAAATAAGGGACAGGAATTAGCTAACTGCAATAGAATGTATATGCCAGTCCTCTGGTGACAAAGTGGAGGCAAGGATTAAAACTGGAAGAATGACAGAGAGATCACACATTTATTTTACAATTGTTACTAATGCTAATAACTCTCAATAACAGCAGTGTTGCAGTTTCAGATCTGCCATACTGTGAGACATCAACCAGAGCCAAGGGAATTAAATTAATTGACATTTTTTAAGGGATGCCAAATGGGTTCAGATAAAATATTGGCTGGACCAATACTTAAAATTCAAACCCAATCTATTTTTAAGTCAAAAACAGTTTAGTTAACTATATCTGTTACATACACACACTTCATTAGCCTCTGTACCTCCTGATCTTGCCAGGCCTGAGAGAAGAAACCCCATGAGAGAAAATG carries:
- the S100B gene encoding protein S100-B, producing the protein MSALEKAMIAIIEAFHQYSGKEGDKHKLKKSELKELINNELPHFLGEIKDQETVDKVMETLDADGDAECDFQEFVAFIAMVTSACHEFFEHE